In one window of Candidatus Afararchaeum irisae DNA:
- a CDS encoding FAD-dependent oxidoreductase, whose product MEDTEPFVVIGGDAAGMSAASKSKREEPEREVIVFEKGDWVSYAACGMPYYIKGEVESLDDLVSITPEEFREERDIDLRMRHEVVEIRPDESEVVVDDRDTGETFEQGYGDLLIATGATAVEPPIDGVELDGVFTLHSMDDADEIDDYVSREDVESFGIVGGGYVGMEMSEALRSRGVDVHVFEALPHVLQPFGEDAAEVVEDHVREKGVDLHLETSVEGITGDDGVRGIETGEETYDLDGVIVGVGVAPNVGIADEAGIEIGETGAIATDDYGRSNYEDIYAAGDCAEATNSVTREPDHVPLALTANRHGRAVGQTVSGSPTEVGEIVGTAVVKVFDLEVARTGIVDHKVAEEAGFDPVSRTITAESRAGYYPGAKPIQVRLTADSETERLLGATMVSEDTAAKRIDTVATALHAGMTVDDLENLDLSYAPPFSPVWDATLTAAKVLRSTL is encoded by the coding sequence ATGGAGGACACAGAGCCTTTCGTCGTAATCGGGGGCGACGCCGCGGGGATGAGCGCGGCATCGAAGTCGAAACGTGAGGAGCCCGAGAGGGAAGTAATAGTCTTCGAGAAGGGGGACTGGGTGTCGTACGCAGCGTGTGGGATGCCCTACTACATAAAGGGCGAGGTCGAGTCGCTCGACGATCTAGTCTCGATAACACCCGAGGAGTTCAGAGAGGAGCGTGACATAGATCTACGTATGAGACACGAGGTCGTCGAGATACGTCCCGACGAGTCTGAGGTCGTCGTAGACGACAGAGACACGGGCGAGACATTCGAACAGGGATACGGTGACCTCCTTATAGCCACAGGCGCGACTGCTGTGGAGCCGCCGATCGACGGCGTCGAACTCGACGGTGTCTTCACGTTACACTCGATGGACGACGCCGACGAGATAGACGACTACGTTTCGAGAGAAGATGTCGAGAGCTTCGGGATCGTGGGCGGAGGCTACGTCGGGATGGAGATGTCGGAGGCTCTCAGAAGTAGGGGAGTCGACGTACACGTCTTCGAGGCTCTTCCCCACGTCCTCCAGCCCTTCGGAGAGGACGCCGCCGAGGTAGTCGAGGATCATGTGCGCGAGAAAGGTGTCGACCTTCATCTCGAAACCTCCGTCGAAGGCATAACGGGTGACGATGGAGTTAGGGGTATAGAGACGGGGGAGGAGACGTACGACCTCGACGGAGTCATCGTCGGTGTCGGCGTAGCCCCAAACGTCGGAATCGCGGATGAAGCCGGAATCGAAATCGGAGAGACGGGTGCGATAGCCACTGACGACTACGGACGCAGTAACTACGAAGACATATACGCCGCTGGAGACTGTGCCGAGGCGACTAACTCAGTGACACGCGAACCCGACCACGTTCCTCTCGCCCTCACCGCGAACAGACACGGACGCGCAGTCGGACAGACTGTCTCGGGTTCGCCTACGGAGGTCGGAGAGATAGTCGGGACGGCAGTCGTCAAGGTCTTCGACCTCGAAGTCGCGAGGACGGGTATAGTAGACCACAAAGTGGCTGAGGAAGCCGGCTTCGACCCGGTTTCGAGAACCATAACCGCCGAGTCGAGGGCAGGATACTACCCCGGAGCGAAGCCTATTCAGGTACGTCTGACCGCCGACTCCGAGACTGAGCGTCTCTTAGGTGCGACGATGGTGAGCGAGGACACAGCCGCTAAGAGGATAGACACCGTCGCGACGGCTCTTCACGCAGGAATGACAGTCGACGACCTGGAGAACCTTGACCTCTCGTACGCGCCGCCTTTCAGCCCCGTCTGGGACGCGACACTGACGGCAGCGAAGGTTCTCAGATCGACTCTATAA
- a CDS encoding NAD-binding protein, which translates to MAVLAASVGCLSLVTGVVNLASVSRFAPVARHVPEFVRRVVSLTGSFTGFALLVSAWGLTRRLRIAWYMTLVLLPIAALQGVVQSSLLSVPLILLSLAAVPSVFLSRSSFDRRHPLSDTQTAAVVILSVVVLYGTVGSYVLRDGYSQIATPLDAFYYTVVTISTVGYGDGVPTTQLTRTFTLSLIVVGTAGFAVAVGAVLTPAIEKRLTTALGRMTTSELELLENHVIVLGYGDLTEPILRELDGRVEFVIVTEDSAGELGERGYNVLKADPSSEEAITTARIDTASAVVAATNNDAEDALSVLTARQLNPDVRLVSAATEQENVEKLRRAGADTVISPASIVGHLLVESALSGSDTEEIAESILEDKTRSEN; encoded by the coding sequence GTGGCTGTGCTCGCCGCCTCGGTCGGCTGTCTCTCGCTCGTCACGGGAGTAGTTAACCTCGCGTCAGTGTCGCGTTTCGCGCCAGTCGCACGTCATGTACCCGAGTTCGTGAGAAGAGTGGTGAGTCTCACGGGATCTTTCACGGGATTTGCTCTCCTCGTGAGCGCGTGGGGTCTCACAAGACGTCTCCGGATAGCGTGGTATATGACTCTAGTTCTCCTGCCGATAGCTGCCCTCCAAGGTGTCGTCCAGTCGAGCCTTCTTTCGGTTCCTCTGATACTTCTTTCGCTCGCCGCGGTACCGTCAGTCTTCTTGAGTAGATCGAGTTTCGACAGAAGACACCCGCTCTCCGACACCCAGACAGCTGCCGTCGTTATACTCTCCGTCGTAGTACTCTACGGAACCGTGGGATCGTATGTCCTACGCGACGGCTACAGCCAGATAGCTACGCCCCTCGACGCATTCTACTACACCGTTGTAACCATCAGTACCGTAGGATACGGCGACGGAGTTCCGACTACACAGCTCACACGAACATTTACGTTGTCTCTGATAGTAGTAGGGACAGCGGGTTTCGCAGTCGCCGTGGGTGCTGTGCTCACGCCGGCAATAGAAAAGCGTCTCACGACTGCACTCGGAAGGATGACCACATCAGAACTCGAACTCCTTGAGAACCACGTGATAGTTCTGGGATACGGAGACCTCACCGAGCCGATACTACGTGAGTTAGACGGAAGGGTTGAGTTCGTAATTGTTACCGAGGACTCTGCCGGCGAACTCGGTGAGAGAGGATACAACGTCCTGAAGGCGGATCCGAGTAGCGAAGAAGCTATCACGACGGCCAGGATAGACACAGCGTCTGCTGTCGTGGCAGCCACCAACAACGACGCGGAGGACGCCCTCTCAGTCCTAACGGCTCGCCAGCTTAACCCTGACGTGAGACTCGTCTCCGCAGCAACCGAACAGGAGAACGTCGAGAAACTTAGGCGAGCCGGCGCAGACACCGTTATAAGTCCGGCGAGTATTGTAGGACATCTTCTCGTTGAGTCGGCTCTTAGTGGAAGTGACACCGAGGAGATCGCCGAGAGCATCCTCGAAGACAAGACGCGCTCCGAGAACTGA
- a CDS encoding cation:proton antiporter, protein MSSVTLLLIPSLIIALGALSVIVADKYGIPSVVFLLGFGILFGPQVLGVIDPEIFGDALPSIVSLSVAIIVFEGAFHLSIPRVRKAPKSTIKVILIGAGVTLVGMGVINHYLLGLQWSLSFLIAALLTATGPTVITPILSQVKVREGVRGVLETEGIVNDVIAAILAVVIFEVALLGEVSGGVLDVFIQRMGVGVIFGILATAVDWYILRKTDISPQQSRLLVLATALLFFSFSEWVNSEAGIATVAIFGVLLGNVDIPYKEEIEEFKGDLTVIVLSIIFILLASLLEFEDLFSLGWRGVVAVVLLILVVRPLGVHLSTLGSNFTLRERNFISFVGPRGIVPASVATLFSIRLAEEGVPNAGKVVSVVFLVILVTVVIQAGGAPFIADKLDIIPMNILVVGGGRVGRDIAENLDERGENVVVIERDDERVEKIRSMGINVVKGSGTKNEVLKEAGADRTKVFVAATADDDQNILACQTARANFGINNLISRVNDTENLDAFEDLDVRTVSPSRATSFMMDNMIERPGLFSWLTELGEGGDVVEVDVVSDEVVGKRIGEIDIPEGCIIALIQREDDQFTPSPNVEILEGDHVTLLGRTEAVEDAVRMLRHG, encoded by the coding sequence ATGTCTTCTGTCACGCTTCTACTCATACCGTCTCTGATAATAGCCCTGGGTGCCCTGTCGGTCATAGTCGCCGACAAGTACGGGATTCCGAGCGTCGTCTTCCTACTCGGATTCGGTATACTCTTCGGTCCCCAAGTCTTGGGAGTGATCGATCCCGAGATATTCGGAGACGCATTGCCGTCGATAGTCTCTCTCTCAGTCGCAATAATCGTCTTCGAGGGTGCGTTCCATCTCAGCATACCGAGGGTGCGTAAAGCACCCAAGTCGACGATTAAGGTAATACTCATCGGCGCAGGTGTGACACTCGTGGGGATGGGAGTTATCAATCACTACCTTTTAGGTCTCCAGTGGAGTCTCTCGTTCCTCATAGCCGCTCTCCTCACAGCGACGGGACCTACTGTCATAACCCCTATACTCTCACAGGTCAAGGTACGTGAGGGCGTCAGAGGGGTTCTCGAAACCGAGGGTATAGTCAACGACGTAATAGCGGCTATACTCGCTGTCGTCATATTCGAGGTCGCACTTCTCGGAGAGGTCAGCGGAGGCGTTCTCGATGTCTTCATACAGCGTATGGGAGTGGGTGTGATCTTCGGAATACTGGCGACTGCGGTCGACTGGTACATACTCCGGAAGACCGATATATCGCCCCAGCAGTCACGTCTCCTCGTCCTAGCCACAGCACTCCTCTTCTTCTCGTTCTCGGAGTGGGTCAACTCGGAGGCGGGGATAGCTACGGTGGCTATATTCGGTGTTCTACTCGGGAACGTCGACATACCTTACAAGGAAGAGATAGAGGAGTTCAAGGGCGACCTGACAGTGATCGTCCTGAGTATCATATTCATACTTCTCGCGTCACTCCTCGAGTTCGAGGATCTATTCAGCCTCGGATGGAGAGGGGTAGTAGCCGTGGTTCTCCTGATTCTCGTCGTACGTCCTCTGGGAGTACATCTCTCTACACTCGGATCGAACTTCACGTTACGTGAACGCAACTTCATATCCTTCGTAGGTCCACGTGGCATAGTTCCGGCGTCGGTCGCTACCCTCTTCTCGATACGTCTCGCCGAGGAAGGGGTGCCGAACGCCGGAAAGGTCGTAAGCGTCGTCTTCCTCGTGATACTCGTCACAGTCGTTATACAGGCGGGAGGCGCGCCGTTTATTGCGGATAAGCTCGATATAATACCTATGAACATACTCGTCGTCGGAGGAGGACGCGTCGGACGTGACATAGCCGAGAACCTCGACGAGAGGGGCGAAAACGTCGTAGTGATAGAGAGAGACGATGAGAGGGTCGAGAAGATACGTTCGATGGGTATCAACGTCGTCAAGGGAAGCGGTACGAAGAACGAGGTTCTGAAGGAAGCAGGAGCCGACAGGACGAAGGTGTTCGTCGCAGCCACAGCCGACGACGACCAGAACATACTCGCGTGTCAGACAGCGAGGGCGAACTTCGGCATAAACAACCTGATCTCACGTGTCAACGACACCGAGAACCTCGACGCTTTCGAGGATCTCGACGTCAGAACAGTCTCACCGTCGCGTGCGACATCGTTCATGATGGACAACATGATAGAACGTCCGGGTCTGTTCTCGTGGCTCACCGAACTCGGAGAGGGAGGCGACGTAGTCGAGGTCGACGTCGTCTCAGACGAAGTCGTCGGGAAGAGGATAGGAGAGATAGATATTCCCGAGGGCTGTATAATCGCTCTGATACAGAGGGAGGACGACCAGTTCACTCCGAGTCCCAACGTCGAGATACTCGAAGGCGACCACGTCACTCTACTCGGACGTACCGAAGCGGTCGAGGACGCCGTCAGGATGCTGAGACATGGGTGA
- the mptA gene encoding GTP cyclohydrolase MptA, whose translation MSETEGCVLPDVQATEPEVEIGLQRVGVTDVEKLVKIDRGDERPIVLMGEFDVYVDLPAERKGADMSRNMEVIDEVLEDLTRDPVYKVEDLCGEIAERLLGRHSYTTRTEVEMEAEYMYRDTTPASERDTQGVATIHASAEAADEGVRKSIGAEVTGTTACPCSQGMMESEAAEKLRQLGLSPEEIDEYFDEIPQAAHNQRSRALLSIETTDGTHVGLEKIIEVARDSMSSRIYNLAKRPDEHHMTKEMHENARFVEDVVRVMARKVVESFDLPDDAVVSIRQENEESIHQHNAYAETQVEFGELTDTIAEE comes from the coding sequence ATGAGCGAAACCGAAGGATGCGTTCTACCTGATGTTCAGGCGACAGAGCCCGAGGTCGAGATAGGACTCCAGAGGGTGGGGGTAACCGACGTCGAGAAGCTCGTCAAGATCGACAGAGGCGACGAACGTCCCATAGTCCTGATGGGTGAGTTCGATGTCTACGTCGACCTACCCGCCGAGAGGAAGGGTGCCGACATGAGCCGTAACATGGAGGTCATAGACGAGGTACTCGAAGACCTCACACGTGACCCCGTCTACAAGGTCGAGGATCTGTGTGGCGAGATCGCCGAGCGTCTCCTAGGACGCCACTCGTACACGACACGTACCGAGGTCGAGATGGAGGCGGAGTACATGTACCGTGACACTACACCCGCGAGCGAGAGAGACACACAGGGCGTCGCGACGATACACGCCTCGGCGGAGGCGGCTGACGAGGGAGTCAGGAAGTCGATAGGTGCCGAGGTCACAGGGACGACTGCGTGTCCGTGTTCTCAGGGGATGATGGAGTCGGAAGCCGCTGAGAAGCTACGTCAACTCGGACTCTCGCCCGAAGAGATAGACGAGTACTTCGACGAGATTCCACAGGCAGCACACAACCAGAGGTCGCGCGCCCTTCTCTCGATAGAGACGACCGACGGTACCCACGTCGGACTCGAAAAGATCATAGAGGTCGCGCGTGACTCGATGAGCTCACGTATCTACAACCTAGCTAAGAGACCCGACGAACACCACATGACAAAGGAGATGCACGAGAACGCACGGTTCGTCGAGGACGTCGTGAGGGTAATGGCGAGAAAGGTCGTCGAGAGCTTCGACCTCCCAGACGACGCCGTCGTGAGCATAAGACAGGAGAACGAGGAGAGCATCCACCAGCACAACGCCTACGCCGAGACACAGGTCGAGTTCGGCGAACTCACGGACACGATTGCGGAAGAATAA
- a CDS encoding polymer-forming cytoskeletal protein, whose translation MKTKYLLALAGFLLLVFATSPVSAQETRTGGNVIVEDGETTESINAYGGTVLVRGTVDGNLKAYAGTVTIDGNVKGDVKVYSGTVAINGNVTGDVEANTGNLLVGESARISGSLNASAGSVLIQGHVGGNSTLRTSSLSLGDNAVIGGDLRYTAEDYTRGSGAQIGGKTEKIETKPGSSDSLLPSWVFSVYGFLVNLVVGLILIYVFPGLSDAVADEVVSEPVESGGVGLLVAVGVPVGLILVSITVIGIPIALALGLLFVITLWISSVYGSFSLGSWILSLEGFRNRWLSLVLGLLVSSILGMIPFVGGIAGAVITLIGLGGLSVALRRTYSSNGKTGSF comes from the coding sequence ATGAAGACGAAGTACCTCTTGGCTCTGGCGGGCTTTCTTCTGCTCGTGTTTGCGACGTCTCCTGTCTCGGCACAGGAGACACGTACGGGAGGCAACGTAATAGTAGAAGACGGGGAAACAACTGAGAGCATAAACGCCTACGGTGGAACAGTCCTGGTTCGGGGAACAGTCGACGGCAACCTCAAAGCCTACGCGGGTACCGTTACCATCGACGGGAATGTCAAAGGAGACGTCAAGGTGTACTCGGGAACCGTTGCGATCAACGGAAACGTCACGGGCGATGTCGAGGCTAATACGGGGAATCTCCTGGTGGGCGAGTCGGCGAGGATCTCGGGCAGCCTCAACGCGAGTGCCGGGAGTGTCCTGATACAGGGACACGTAGGAGGGAACTCGACACTCAGGACTTCGAGCCTCAGCCTTGGGGACAACGCCGTCATAGGAGGCGACCTGCGTTACACAGCTGAGGACTACACACGTGGCTCGGGAGCACAGATAGGCGGTAAGACCGAGAAGATAGAGACTAAGCCGGGGTCGAGCGACTCCTTGCTACCGTCGTGGGTCTTCTCTGTCTACGGCTTCCTCGTCAACCTCGTCGTAGGTCTGATACTTATATACGTTTTCCCTGGGCTCTCAGACGCCGTAGCCGACGAGGTCGTCTCCGAACCCGTCGAGTCTGGAGGTGTGGGACTCCTCGTCGCAGTCGGTGTTCCGGTAGGATTAATCTTGGTGAGTATAACAGTCATAGGTATTCCGATAGCCCTCGCCCTCGGTCTACTCTTCGTTATCACCCTCTGGATATCGTCTGTCTACGGAAGCTTCTCTCTCGGATCTTGGATACTCTCACTCGAAGGCTTCAGGAACAGATGGCTTTCGCTCGTCCTCGGACTCCTCGTCTCCTCGATACTCGGTATGATACCCTTCGTCGGAGGCATCGCTGGAGCCGTGATAACCCTCATAGGGCTCGGCGGTCTGTCGGTAGCGTTACGCAGAACTTACAGTAGCAACGGTAAGACGGGATCTTTCTAG
- a CDS encoding isocitrate/isopropylmalate family dehydrogenase — translation MYEIPVIKGDGIGPEIVEEGQRVLEAASDVCNFGLDWKEYPYGADHYLDTGEILPDSALDELSKYDAIYFGSIGDPRVEPGVLEKGIILKLRFEFDQYVNLRPVKLLEGVETPLKNKTPDDIDFTVVRENTEDFYIGLGGRAKGKTEAELEVERNLYKTKFGLDIETDAEEIAYQIGSISREGSERVVEYAFDHAESEGHDRVTGIDKANVLSDIYGMWREVIEDVSEDYSGIEHEFNYVDAATMWFVKNPDHYETVVTPNMFGDIVTDLGAMIQGGLGLSPGGNINPEGTSMFEPLHGSAPKYAGENRANPTATIWAGAMLLNTLGEEEASERVMDALGDVLAEGEVRTPDIGGGGDAGADDFGKAVAERVRQG, via the coding sequence ATGTACGAGATTCCCGTGATAAAGGGCGACGGAATAGGACCCGAGATCGTCGAGGAGGGACAGCGTGTCCTCGAAGCAGCGAGCGACGTCTGTAACTTCGGCTTAGACTGGAAGGAGTACCCGTACGGAGCCGACCACTACCTCGATACGGGTGAGATACTCCCCGACTCCGCCTTAGACGAGCTATCTAAGTACGACGCCATATACTTCGGGAGCATAGGAGACCCGAGGGTAGAGCCCGGAGTCTTAGAGAAGGGAATAATTCTGAAGCTGCGTTTCGAGTTCGACCAGTATGTCAACCTGCGTCCCGTGAAGCTCCTCGAAGGCGTGGAGACGCCTCTCAAGAACAAGACACCCGACGACATAGACTTCACGGTAGTGAGGGAGAACACCGAGGACTTCTACATAGGTCTCGGGGGACGCGCGAAAGGAAAGACTGAGGCTGAGCTTGAGGTTGAGAGGAATCTTTACAAGACGAAGTTCGGTCTCGACATAGAGACAGACGCCGAGGAGATCGCCTACCAGATCGGTAGCATCTCGCGCGAAGGGTCAGAGCGAGTCGTCGAGTACGCCTTCGACCACGCCGAGTCGGAGGGTCATGACCGCGTCACAGGTATCGACAAGGCGAATGTCCTGAGTGACATATACGGCATGTGGAGGGAGGTCATAGAGGACGTCAGCGAGGACTACTCGGGTATAGAACACGAGTTCAACTACGTCGACGCCGCGACGATGTGGTTCGTGAAGAACCCCGACCATTACGAGACAGTCGTGACCCCCAATATGTTCGGCGACATAGTCACCGACCTCGGAGCTATGATACAGGGAGGGCTCGGTCTCTCGCCCGGAGGCAACATAAATCCCGAGGGGACGAGTATGTTCGAGCCGTTACACGGAAGCGCGCCGAAGTACGCTGGTGAGAACAGGGCGAACCCCACGGCTACTATCTGGGCGGGTGCTATGCTCCTCAACACTCTCGGAGAGGAAGAAGCGTCGGAACGCGTAATGGATGCCTTAGGCGACGTTCTCGCCGAGGGGGAGGTCAGGACGCCAGACATAGGCGGAGGCGGCGACGCCGGAGCTGACGACTTTGGAAAAGCGGTCGCCGAACGCGTCAGACAGGGCTAG
- a CDS encoding CDC48 family AAA ATPase, with protein sequence MKLTVGEVRSSDAGQGKAYVDQRAMKELGIVSGDIIEIKGERTTVAKAWPGYSEDTGKGIVRIDGSVRKNAGVGIDDHVDVKKTEAEKADSVSIAPVSQKIKIRGGTGYMKRVLYGRPVTKGDNIRVEMIGNRIKFAITDTQPSGAVVVGDKTQIEISEEPVSEEEVEGQRGSVTDTTYEDIGGLEDELEQVREMIELPLRHPELFEELGIEPPKGVLLHGPPGTGKTLIAKAVANEVDAHFETVSGPEIMSKYYGESEEQLREIFEEAEENAPTVIFFDELDSLAPKREDSGEVERRVVAQLLSLMDGLESRGDVIVIGATNRVDAVDPALRRGGRFDREIEVGVPDRDGRKEILQIHTRGMPLSDDVDLDEYADRTHGFVGADIHALSKEAAMSALRKVRSEIDIEAEEIPPEVLEELEIAEDDFEDALRDVEPSAMREVFTEVPDVTYDDVGGLEDAKQDLIEAVEWPLNYPEVFEELHAETPKGILMYGPPGTGKTLLAKAVANASDSNFISVKGPELLNKYVGESEKGIREVFKKARQNAPTVIFFDEIDSLAPERGGSRDTQVTERVVSQLLTELDGVEELKNVVVIAATNRPDRIDQALLRPGRLDRKIHVPVPDSDARSEIFRIHTDGMPLSDDVDFEELGRRTEGYTGSDIEAVAREASMSAMRSFIGSGISPEEIDKSVGNVRITMDDFVDALEEVKPSLDEEARRKYDEMAEGVSGIESEDGSGVQRGVQ encoded by the coding sequence ATGAAGCTAACCGTAGGAGAAGTACGTTCGAGCGACGCAGGTCAAGGAAAGGCTTACGTCGACCAGAGAGCGATGAAGGAGCTCGGGATAGTCTCGGGAGACATAATAGAGATAAAAGGTGAGCGCACGACAGTCGCGAAGGCTTGGCCCGGATACTCCGAGGACACCGGAAAAGGTATAGTACGTATCGACGGAAGCGTACGTAAGAACGCAGGCGTCGGAATAGACGACCACGTCGACGTCAAGAAGACAGAGGCAGAGAAAGCCGACTCGGTGAGTATCGCGCCAGTCTCACAGAAGATCAAGATACGTGGCGGAACCGGCTACATGAAGAGGGTTCTCTACGGCAGACCCGTCACGAAGGGCGACAACATACGTGTCGAGATGATAGGCAACCGTATCAAGTTCGCTATCACCGACACACAGCCCTCGGGTGCTGTCGTAGTCGGCGACAAGACACAGATCGAGATCTCGGAGGAGCCCGTCTCCGAGGAGGAGGTCGAGGGACAGAGGGGCTCTGTCACCGACACGACCTACGAGGACATAGGAGGTCTTGAGGACGAGCTAGAACAGGTGCGCGAGATGATAGAGCTCCCTCTCCGCCACCCGGAGCTCTTCGAGGAGCTCGGTATTGAGCCGCCGAAGGGTGTTCTCCTACACGGACCTCCCGGAACGGGTAAGACACTCATAGCGAAGGCGGTCGCCAACGAGGTCGACGCACATTTCGAGACCGTATCGGGACCTGAGATAATGTCGAAGTACTACGGTGAGTCGGAGGAACAGCTCAGAGAGATATTCGAGGAGGCTGAGGAGAACGCGCCGACAGTGATCTTCTTCGACGAACTCGACTCTCTCGCACCAAAGAGGGAGGACTCGGGAGAGGTCGAGAGACGTGTCGTCGCACAGCTTCTGTCTCTGATGGACGGTCTCGAAAGCCGGGGTGACGTCATAGTAATCGGCGCGACCAACCGTGTCGACGCAGTCGATCCCGCACTCCGCAGAGGCGGACGTTTCGACAGGGAGATAGAGGTCGGAGTCCCCGACAGAGACGGAAGGAAAGAGATACTCCAGATACACACCCGGGGAATGCCACTCTCCGACGACGTAGACCTCGACGAGTACGCCGACAGGACACACGGCTTCGTGGGGGCGGACATACACGCCCTATCGAAGGAAGCGGCTATGTCGGCTCTCCGTAAGGTGAGGTCGGAGATAGATATCGAAGCCGAGGAGATACCCCCTGAGGTCTTGGAGGAGCTTGAGATAGCCGAGGACGACTTCGAGGACGCTCTCAGAGACGTAGAGCCGAGCGCGATGAGGGAGGTCTTCACAGAGGTTCCCGACGTTACTTACGACGACGTCGGGGGGCTCGAAGACGCCAAACAGGATCTCATAGAGGCTGTCGAGTGGCCTCTCAACTACCCCGAGGTATTCGAGGAGCTACACGCCGAGACACCCAAGGGAATACTGATGTACGGACCGCCTGGTACGGGAAAGACACTCCTCGCAAAGGCTGTCGCCAACGCGAGCGACTCGAACTTCATCTCTGTCAAGGGTCCTGAGCTTCTCAACAAGTACGTCGGCGAGTCGGAGAAAGGCATACGTGAGGTCTTCAAGAAGGCGAGACAGAACGCGCCGACGGTAATCTTCTTCGACGAGATCGACTCGCTCGCCCCTGAGAGAGGAGGCTCGCGTGACACCCAGGTTACGGAGCGCGTCGTCTCACAGCTTCTGACGGAGCTCGACGGCGTCGAGGAGCTCAAGAACGTCGTCGTGATCGCGGCGACGAACCGACCCGACCGTATCGATCAGGCGCTCCTGCGTCCCGGAAGGCTCGACAGGAAGATACACGTCCCGGTTCCCGACTCAGACGCTCGGTCGGAGATATTCAGGATACACACTGACGGAATGCCCCTCTCCGACGACGTCGACTTCGAGGAGCTCGGACGCAGGACTGAGGGATACACGGGTAGTGATATAGAGGCAGTAGCGAGAGAGGCTAGCATGAGCGCGATGAGAAGCTTCATAGGAAGCGGAATCTCGCCCGAGGAGATAGACAAGTCGGTAGGAAACGTCAGAATCACGATGGACGACTTCGTGGACGCACTCGAAGAGGTAAAGCCGTCGCTCGACGAGGAGGCGAGAAGGAAGTACGACGAGATGGCTGAGGGAGTCTCGGGAATCGAGTCGGAGGACGGGTCCGGCGTCCAGAGAGGAGTACAGTGA